ATCGCTGGGAAAATGGTCACATTCAGCCCTCGGCATTGGCACTAAAGCAAATTAAAACCCTACTAAAGGAGCTGAAAAATTCACCTGAGGCTATCCTTCAGGATAGGAGCCAGAAACTATTAAACCCATACTTTTCACCAGAGGAGTCGAGTGTTCCATGACTGAGGCGAATTCAGAATTTGTCAAGGGTAGGCGAGGAAGGTGGAGGATTTTGCCGGCCCAACTGTTGCACTATGGCGTTGCGTTGCTATCTGTTGCCTTAGCAGTAGGGACAAACCTTCAGTTCAGTCCCTATCTTGCCCCAACACCGACTCCACCCTTTTTCGCCGCCGTGATGGTCAGTGCTTGGTATGGGGGCTTAAGACCAGGGCTACTGGCAACGGCTTTGTCTACGCTGGCAATTAACTACTTCTTTATTGAGCCAAGCTACTCGCTCAATATCCCTAATCTGGGAACCCTAGTGCAGCTGGGCGTTTTCGTGATGGCAGCCATCCTGATTAATTCACTCAATGAAGCACAACGAGTTGCGCTGCGAAGAGCCGAAGCAAACTTGCACTCCCTGCGCGAAAGCGAAGCACGGTTTGGTCG
Above is a genomic segment from Microcoleus sp. FACHB-68 containing:
- a CDS encoding helix-turn-helix domain-containing protein is translated as MLKKPEVSHLIRELWQLTALSQEQFAARLGVAYCTVNRWENGHIQPSALALKQIKTLLKELKNSPEAILQDRSQKLLNPYFSPEESSVP